A window of the Bradyrhizobium diazoefficiens genome harbors these coding sequences:
- a CDS encoding restriction endonuclease, giving the protein MKETVSRERPGQRFHNFVAILERMFAHQDGVAIASSLRVPDKDTGRLREHDVVIIRRTHHGPNLTAIECRDQRRKVGVPQIEAFAKKCEKTGIHHGIVVAANGFTSTARTKARALNLTCMELADADSFEWIGTVTIIGQFYNFTAVEGRVRVVEDGRKVTNPSTVYTPDGLPYTGEGIQSLIIDKLPSEVRKPTTRQTINSQIVIPMEGFFVIDNLSQRFQVKDITFTYALEIEVTERRITLHHYLGENAALEIASGQITFSGGQSTVAFVKSKDGVAGYVVSTGGLNHGVKIGDLPERRLG; this is encoded by the coding sequence GTGAAAGAAACCGTCTCTCGCGAACGACCTGGTCAGCGATTCCACAACTTCGTCGCCATCTTGGAGCGTATGTTTGCGCACCAGGACGGAGTGGCCATCGCTTCCTCCTTACGGGTGCCCGACAAGGACACCGGTCGGCTTCGCGAACATGACGTCGTGATTATCCGTCGTACCCATCACGGGCCGAACCTGACCGCCATTGAGTGCAGGGACCAACGGCGAAAGGTAGGAGTTCCTCAGATCGAGGCCTTCGCCAAAAAGTGCGAAAAGACTGGAATCCATCACGGAATCGTAGTTGCTGCGAACGGCTTTACAAGCACGGCCCGCACCAAGGCTAGGGCGCTGAACTTGACGTGCATGGAGTTGGCCGACGCGGATTCGTTCGAATGGATCGGCACTGTCACCATCATCGGCCAGTTCTACAACTTCACGGCGGTCGAGGGCCGCGTTCGCGTGGTGGAAGACGGGCGGAAGGTCACGAATCCATCCACGGTCTACACGCCCGACGGCTTGCCCTACACCGGCGAGGGTATTCAATCCCTCATCATCGACAAACTGCCTTCCGAGGTCCGTAAGCCGACCACCCGCCAGACCATCAACAGTCAAATCGTTATTCCCATGGAGGGATTCTTCGTTATCGACAATCTGAGCCAGCGCTTCCAAGTGAAGGATATCACATTCACCTACGCACTGGAGATTGAAGTCACAGAACGCCGAATCACGCTCCATCACTACCTCGGAGAAAACGCAGCGCTGGAAATCGCGTCCGGACAAATCACGTTCTCCGGTGGGCAATCCACGGTGGCATTCGTCAAATCGAAGGACGGCGTGGCGGGCTACGTCGTTTCCACGGGAGGGTTGAACCACGGAGTGAAGATCGGCGATCTACCGGAACGGCGCCTCGGGTAG
- a CDS encoding reverse transcriptase domain-containing protein has product MLAARAHVAKGRRFVVDLDLEKFFDRVNHDVLMARVARRVADRRVLRLIRRYLQAGLMTGGITTARSEGTPQGGPLSPLLSNILLDDLDKELERRGHAFCRYADDCNIYVRTRRAGERVMASITRFLTERLRLKVNAAKSAVDRPWVRTFLGYTMTAHKQPRLRVGVKSAQRLRSKLRTTLRQGRGRTLASTVRTLTPILRGWLQYFRLAEAKGVFEELDGWMRRKLRCVLWRQWKRPRTRLKRLMQRGLDPERAWRSAYNGRGPWWNAGASHMNDAYRAAFFVQLGLPSLTGLHRHLNRA; this is encoded by the coding sequence GTGCTGGCCGCGCGAGCGCATGTGGCTAAGGGGCGACGCTTCGTCGTCGACCTCGATCTGGAGAAGTTCTTCGACCGGGTGAACCACGACGTGCTGATGGCACGGGTGGCACGCCGGGTTGCGGACAGACGGGTGCTGCGACTGATCCGCCGCTACCTGCAGGCTGGATTGATGACGGGTGGGATCACGACGGCACGGAGCGAAGGCACGCCGCAGGGCGGTCCTCTGTCACCGCTGCTGTCGAACATCCTGCTCGACGATCTGGACAAGGAGCTCGAGCGACGAGGCCACGCCTTCTGCCGCTACGCCGACGACTGCAACATCTATGTGCGGACGCGGCGCGCCGGCGAGCGGGTGATGGCATCGATCACGCGATTCCTGACCGAGCGGCTGAGGCTCAAGGTCAACGCAGCGAAGAGCGCCGTTGACCGTCCCTGGGTGCGGACCTTCCTCGGCTACACCATGACCGCCCACAAGCAACCGCGCCTTCGGGTGGGGGTCAAAAGCGCGCAGCGGTTGCGGAGCAAGCTGAGGACGACACTGCGCCAAGGGCGTGGACGAACCCTGGCATCGACCGTCAGAACCTTAACCCCGATCCTGCGCGGCTGGCTGCAATACTTCCGGCTGGCGGAGGCCAAAGGGGTGTTCGAGGAGCTTGACGGCTGGATGCGGCGGAAACTGCGCTGCGTCCTCTGGCGTCAGTGGAAACGGCCACGGACACGCCTCAAGCGCTTGATGCAACGCGGGCTCGATCCGGAGCGGGCATGGCGGTCGGCCTACAACGGCCGCGGTCCTTGGTGGAATGCCGGGGCCAGCCACATGAACGATGCCTATCGCGCCGCCTTCTTCGTACAACTCGGCCTGCCGTCCCTCACCGGACTGCACCGCCACCTCAATCGTGCCTGA
- a CDS encoding DUF736 domain-containing protein: MTAIGFVTRTMDGGFSGELNLLPICAHIDIVPNRDKSGDTPPDFRIFAQGIEVGSGRILSGESRGTDYVSLSLAAPGLGGRELCANLGRTVGLGGDGGFFLAWNPVD, encoded by the coding sequence ATGACCGCGATCGGATTCGTTACCCGCACAATGGACGGCGGCTTCAGCGGCGAGCTCAATTTGCTGCCCATTTGTGCCCACATCGACATCGTGCCCAACCGCGATAAGTCCGGCGATACGCCACCAGACTTCCGCATCTTCGCCCAAGGGATCGAGGTCGGATCGGGTCGGATTTTGAGCGGCGAGAGCCGCGGAACGGACTATGTCAGCCTGTCACTCGCAGCACCCGGCCTTGGAGGCCGTGAGCTCTGCGCCAACCTTGGTCGGACGGTTGGCCTCGGCGGTGACGGCGGCTTCTTCTTGGCCTGGAATCCTGTCGACTAG